A DNA window from Thiobacillus denitrificans ATCC 25259 contains the following coding sequences:
- a CDS encoding GNAT family N-acetyltransferase: MSAAMLLETDWARDAPRLAAVRRAVFIDEQGVPEHMEWDADDAVSTHWLALVDGEPVGCARLLPDGWIGRMAVLPAWRGRGIGRALLGAALAAARERGHRTVRLSAQRHAAAFYARAGFVVSGDVYEEAGIPHVAMQKTLAAT, encoded by the coding sequence ATGAGCGCGGCCATGCTCCTCGAAACCGACTGGGCGCGCGACGCACCGCGGCTCGCCGCGGTGCGTCGAGCCGTCTTCATCGACGAACAGGGCGTGCCGGAGCATATGGAATGGGACGCCGACGACGCCGTGTCGACGCATTGGCTCGCGCTGGTCGACGGTGAGCCGGTCGGCTGCGCGCGCCTGCTGCCGGACGGCTGGATCGGCCGGATGGCGGTGCTGCCGGCGTGGCGCGGACGCGGCATCGGTCGCGCGCTGCTTGGCGCCGCGCTCGCGGCGGCACGAGAACGCGGGCACCGCACGGTGCGCCTGAGCGCCCAGCGTCACGCCGCGGCGTTTTACGCGCGAGCCGGTTTCGTCGTCAGTGGCGACGTCTACGAGGAGGCCGGCATTCCGCACGTCGCCATGCAGAAAACGCTGGCGGCGACCTGA
- the modB gene encoding molybdate ABC transporter permease subunit, which translates to MLSDADWNAIRLSIELAGITTLLLLVIGTPIAWWLARTRSAWKGAVGAVVALPIVLPPTVIGFYLLVLMGPEGPVGRLTQALGIGVLPFSFAGLVVASLFYSLPFVVQPLQNAFETIGERPLEAAATLRASPLDRFFSVVLPLARPGYLTAGVLGFAHTVGEFGVVLMIGGNIPGETRVVSVQIYDHVEALEYAQAHWLAAAMLAFSFVVLLALYTLNPGGRRK; encoded by the coding sequence GTGCTGAGCGACGCCGACTGGAACGCGATCCGCCTGAGCATCGAGCTCGCCGGCATCACGACGCTTCTGCTGCTCGTCATCGGGACGCCCATCGCATGGTGGCTGGCGCGCACCCGTTCCGCGTGGAAAGGCGCGGTCGGCGCCGTGGTCGCGCTGCCGATCGTGTTGCCGCCGACCGTGATCGGCTTCTATCTGCTCGTGCTGATGGGCCCTGAGGGGCCGGTTGGCCGGCTGACCCAGGCGCTCGGAATCGGCGTGCTTCCGTTCAGCTTCGCCGGCCTCGTCGTCGCGTCGCTGTTCTATTCGCTGCCCTTCGTCGTCCAGCCGCTGCAGAACGCGTTCGAGACGATCGGCGAGCGGCCGCTCGAAGCCGCGGCGACGCTGCGCGCCTCGCCGCTCGACCGCTTCTTCAGCGTCGTGCTGCCGCTCGCGCGCCCGGGCTACCTGACCGCGGGCGTGCTCGGCTTCGCCCACACCGTCGGCGAATTCGGCGTCGTGTTGATGATAGGCGGCAACATTCCGGGCGAGACGCGGGTCGTCTCGGTGCAGATCTACGACCACGTCGAAGCGCTCGAATACGCGCAGGCACACTGGCTCGCGGCCGCGATGCTGGCGTTCTCCTTCGTCGTCCTGCTGGCGCTCTATACGCTCAATCCGGGCGGGCGGCGAAAATGA
- the egtB gene encoding ergothioneine biosynthesis protein EgtB — protein sequence MTASQAATTRREDARVFWADAYLAVRQRSKALCAPLAAEDYVIQTAPEASPAKWHLAHVSWFFETFLLRDYLAGYRDFHPRFGYLFNSYYEQVGEFHPRAHRGFLSRPSVEEILRYRAHVDEAMLKLMQGAGGAVWPEIEKRLAIGLNHEQQHQELLLTDLKLNLYANPLRPAYRDDLPAVPGGLAPDLGWQSFPGGVHEMGARGDGFAYDNEMPRHRSYVEPFHLATRLVTNGEYLGFIDDGGYVNPALWLADGWATLKRLGWSGPLYWERVDGVWQQYTLGGVRRLDPEQPLCHVSYYEAEAYATWAGKRLPTEVEWEIGAAGLPVRGNLRDAGHFHPVVAPTGGGLLQMFGDVWEHTGSAYLPYPGFRTAPGALGEYNGKFMCGQMVLRGGSCVTPADHIRASYRNFFYPHERWQFQGIRLADDA from the coding sequence ATGACAGCTTCGCAGGCCGCAACGACACGACGGGAAGACGCACGCGTCTTCTGGGCCGACGCCTACCTTGCCGTGCGCCAGCGCAGCAAGGCGCTCTGCGCGCCGCTCGCCGCCGAGGACTACGTGATCCAGACCGCCCCCGAGGCGAGCCCCGCAAAATGGCATCTCGCACACGTGAGCTGGTTCTTCGAGACCTTTCTGCTGCGCGACTATCTTGCCGGTTACCGCGACTTCCATCCGCGCTTCGGCTATCTCTTCAATTCGTATTACGAGCAGGTCGGCGAATTCCATCCTCGTGCGCACCGCGGCTTCCTGTCGCGTCCGAGCGTCGAGGAAATCCTTCGCTATCGTGCCCACGTCGACGAAGCGATGCTCAAACTCATGCAAGGCGCCGGCGGCGCCGTCTGGCCCGAAATCGAGAAGCGCCTCGCGATCGGCCTCAATCACGAGCAACAGCATCAGGAACTGCTGTTGACCGATCTCAAGCTCAATCTCTACGCCAATCCGCTGCGCCCGGCGTACCGCGACGACCTGCCCGCCGTGCCCGGCGGGCTCGCGCCGGACCTCGGCTGGCAGTCTTTTCCGGGCGGCGTGCACGAGATGGGCGCGCGCGGCGACGGTTTCGCCTACGACAACGAAATGCCGCGCCACCGCAGCTATGTCGAGCCCTTCCACCTGGCGACGCGCCTCGTCACCAACGGCGAGTATCTCGGTTTCATCGACGACGGCGGCTACGTCAATCCCGCGCTTTGGCTCGCCGACGGCTGGGCCACGCTCAAGCGTCTCGGCTGGAGCGGCCCGCTCTACTGGGAGCGGGTCGACGGCGTGTGGCAGCAATACACGCTCGGCGGCGTGCGCCGGCTCGACCCCGAGCAGCCGCTCTGTCACGTCAGCTACTACGAGGCGGAGGCCTACGCGACCTGGGCCGGCAAGCGGCTGCCGACCGAAGTCGAATGGGAAATCGGTGCAGCGGGCCTTCCGGTGCGCGGCAATCTGCGCGACGCCGGCCACTTCCATCCCGTCGTCGCGCCGACCGGCGGCGGCCTGCTGCAGATGTTCGGCGACGTCTGGGAGCACACGGGCTCGGCCTACCTGCCTTATCCCGGCTTTCGCACCGCGCCCGGCGCCCTCGGCGAATACAACGGCAAGTTCATGTGCGGTCAGATGGTCCTGCGCGGCGGTTCGTGCGTGACCCCGGCCGACCACATCCGCGCGAGCTACCGCAACTTCTTCTATCCGCACGAACGCTGGCAGTTCCAGGGCATCCGGCTCGCCGACGACGCGTAG
- a CDS encoding lipid A deacylase LpxR family protein translates to MTKTRRLILLLIAASASHPTYAASEAPGTLSFVLENDWFNGSDSHYTNGFSVGWVPGDAAPPPQWAVNLARLMPWFPQHGEVRHGYAFGQSTFVPSDITVADPPLTDRPYAGWLYASLGLAADSGSTLDQFGVTVGVVGPASFAEDTQKFFHEALGSDDPQGWDTQLENEPGIVLTYQRSWRGPATGDASGPRFDLIPHAGAALGNVYTYANAGVTLRYGKQLPNDYGAPYVRQGLPAAARFSPASDFGWYVFAGVEGRAVAQNIFLDGNTFRDSRSVDKKPFVGDLQFGFVLDWPDVRVSYTHVLRTREFRTQEDNDGYGAVSVSLKF, encoded by the coding sequence ATGACGAAAACACGCCGCTTGATCCTGTTGCTCATCGCCGCCTCGGCATCGCATCCCACCTATGCCGCCTCCGAGGCGCCCGGAACTTTGAGCTTCGTGCTCGAGAACGACTGGTTCAACGGCAGTGACAGCCACTACACGAACGGTTTCAGCGTCGGCTGGGTGCCGGGCGACGCTGCCCCGCCACCGCAGTGGGCCGTGAACCTCGCGCGCCTGATGCCATGGTTCCCGCAGCACGGCGAGGTACGGCACGGCTACGCATTCGGCCAGAGCACCTTCGTGCCGAGCGACATCACGGTCGCCGACCCGCCCTTGACCGACCGCCCCTACGCCGGCTGGCTCTACGCCTCGCTCGGCCTCGCCGCCGACTCGGGTTCGACGCTCGACCAGTTCGGCGTCACGGTTGGCGTGGTCGGTCCCGCCTCTTTCGCCGAGGACACGCAGAAATTCTTCCACGAGGCTCTCGGCTCCGACGACCCGCAGGGCTGGGACACGCAACTCGAGAACGAGCCCGGCATCGTCCTGACCTATCAGCGCAGCTGGCGCGGGCCGGCGACGGGCGACGCCAGCGGCCCCCGGTTCGACCTCATTCCCCACGCCGGCGCGGCGCTCGGGAACGTCTACACCTACGCCAACGCCGGCGTCACGCTGCGCTACGGCAAGCAGCTTCCGAACGACTATGGCGCGCCCTACGTTCGCCAGGGCCTGCCCGCCGCGGCCCGTTTCAGTCCGGCCTCGGATTTCGGCTGGTATGTGTTCGCCGGCGTCGAGGGCCGCGCCGTGGCACAGAACATCTTCCTCGACGGCAACACCTTCCGCGACAGCCGCAGCGTCGACAAGAAGCCCTTCGTCGGCGATCTCCAGTTCGGCTTCGTACTCGACTGGCCCGACGTGCGGGTGAGCTACACCCACGTCCTGCGCACGCGCGAGTTCCGGACCCAGGAGGATAACGATGGCTATGGTGCGGTCAGCGTGTCGCTCAAGTTCTAG
- the modA gene encoding molybdate ABC transporter substrate-binding protein, giving the protein MPRSVPFLPLLLALLLALSGTAFAAEVQVAVASNFIAPMRAVAAGFERSTGHRVRLAFGATGKFYAQIRNGAPFDVLLAADDTTPAKLEREGRAVADSRFTYAIGRLALWSAKPGFVDVEGAVLELGRYRRLAIANPRLAPYGAAAVEVLERRGLLARLRPRLVQGENIAQTYQFVASGNAELGFVAASQVFVDGRLGRGSAWVVPQALHAPIRQDAVVLARGRDNPAARALIDYMKQDEARAIIRAHGYDH; this is encoded by the coding sequence ATGCCGAGGTCCGTTCCGTTCCTGCCCTTGCTGCTCGCGCTCCTGCTGGCGCTGAGCGGGACTGCGTTCGCCGCCGAGGTGCAGGTCGCGGTCGCGTCGAACTTCATCGCCCCGATGCGCGCCGTCGCCGCGGGTTTCGAGCGGTCCACGGGGCACCGGGTGCGTCTCGCCTTTGGCGCTACCGGCAAGTTCTACGCTCAGATACGGAACGGTGCGCCGTTCGACGTCCTGCTCGCGGCCGACGACACCACGCCGGCGAAGCTCGAGCGCGAAGGCCGTGCCGTGGCGGACAGCCGCTTCACCTATGCGATCGGCCGGCTCGCGCTCTGGTCGGCAAAGCCCGGCTTCGTCGACGTCGAAGGCGCGGTGCTCGAACTGGGGCGATACCGGCGGCTGGCGATCGCGAATCCGCGGCTCGCGCCCTATGGCGCCGCGGCCGTCGAGGTGCTCGAGCGCCGCGGACTGCTCGCGCGCCTGCGCCCGCGGCTCGTGCAGGGCGAGAACATCGCGCAGACCTACCAGTTCGTCGCCAGCGGCAACGCCGAACTCGGCTTCGTCGCGGCGTCGCAGGTCTTCGTGGACGGGCGCCTCGGGCGCGGTTCGGCCTGGGTCGTGCCACAGGCCTTGCACGCGCCGATCCGCCAGGACGCGGTCGTCCTTGCCCGCGGGCGCGACAATCCCGCTGCTCGCGCGCTGATCGACTACATGAAGCAGGACGAAGCGCGGGCTATCATCCGCGCCCATGGCTATGACCACTGA
- a CDS encoding aminotransferase class V-fold PLP-dependent enzyme translates to MSDPLTATPAAPAHSLGDEFALDPGLVYLNHAAVAPWPRRTARAVQRFADESLHYGASHFPRWMEKEVQLRGQCRDLVNAPSADDIALLKNTSEALSVVAHGLDWQAGDNVVISDEEFPSNRIVWESLRARGVETRRARLAAAPSPEDALAACIDARTRLLSVSSVEYASGLRLDLDRLGEICRARGVLFCVDAIQSLGVLPFDVAACGADFVMADGHKWLLAPEGLALFYVRPEIRDRLRLNQYGWHMVEEAFDFSRDDWQIAASARRFECGSPNMLGIHALSASLEVLAEAGTANVAAQVLAHSAYLMDALAALPGIEILTPRAPGRYAGIVSFRHVRVAPVELHARLIAQRILCAQRGGGVRFSPHFYLTREQLDTAVAAVAAATR, encoded by the coding sequence ATGTCCGACCCGCTCACGGCGACGCCCGCCGCGCCCGCGCATTCCCTCGGCGACGAGTTCGCGCTCGACCCGGGCCTCGTCTATCTCAACCACGCGGCCGTCGCGCCCTGGCCGCGGCGCACCGCGCGCGCCGTCCAGCGCTTCGCCGACGAGAGCCTGCATTACGGCGCGAGCCATTTCCCGCGCTGGATGGAGAAGGAAGTGCAGTTGCGCGGTCAGTGCCGCGACCTCGTCAACGCGCCGTCGGCGGACGACATCGCGCTTTTGAAGAACACCTCCGAGGCCTTGTCGGTCGTCGCCCATGGCCTCGACTGGCAGGCTGGCGACAACGTCGTGATCAGCGACGAGGAATTCCCGTCGAACCGCATCGTCTGGGAATCGCTCCGCGCGCGCGGCGTCGAGACGCGCCGCGCACGCCTCGCCGCCGCGCCGTCGCCGGAGGATGCGCTCGCCGCGTGCATTGACGCGCGCACGCGGCTGCTTTCGGTCAGCTCGGTCGAGTACGCGAGCGGACTGCGCCTCGACCTCGATCGCCTGGGCGAGATCTGCCGCGCGCGCGGCGTGCTGTTCTGCGTCGACGCGATCCAGAGCCTCGGCGTCCTGCCCTTCGATGTCGCGGCATGCGGCGCCGACTTTGTCATGGCCGACGGGCACAAGTGGCTGCTCGCCCCCGAGGGCCTGGCGCTGTTCTACGTTCGGCCCGAGATTCGCGACCGGCTCCGGCTCAACCAGTACGGCTGGCACATGGTCGAGGAGGCGTTCGATTTCTCGCGCGACGACTGGCAGATTGCCGCGAGCGCGCGCCGCTTCGAATGCGGCAGCCCGAACATGCTCGGCATCCACGCGCTGAGCGCGAGCCTAGAAGTACTGGCCGAAGCGGGGACTGCGAACGTCGCCGCGCAGGTGCTCGCGCACAGCGCGTATTTGATGGACGCACTCGCCGCGCTGCCGGGCATCGAGATACTGACGCCGCGCGCGCCGGGGCGCTACGCCGGCATCGTGAGCTTTCGCCACGTCCGCGTCGCACCGGTCGAGCTGCACGCCCGCCTGATCGCGCAGCGCATCCTCTGCGCGCAGCGTGGCGGCGGCGTGCGTTTCTCGCCGCACTTCTACCTCACTCGCGAGCAACTCGACACCGCGGTCGCGGCGGTTGCGGCGGCGACGCGCTGA
- a CDS encoding NAD(P)/FAD-dependent oxidoreductase: MAGLHSGEENTGCEGVATPAAAPRAAVVGAGISGASCAGVLAAAGWEVDVFEKARGAGGRMSSRRIEQGWATLGTPFLSAKREAFRGKLRDWARQGWIAPVRGSLWQGRATIHWGEAQLQNQYRPMIEPSQLVRSLLGGARLHTSAEVSAVAPRTIVLADGRTLADYDCVVCSMPTTQAIPLLGALPLLQERLGAVRYRPIWTFLMRWEGGPAADVIKFDDHLLNLAVRQVSGGPGLWVVYSSHEFAETYLEAGYEEATTRGASALMGLLGLPWPVEVEAAHLWRHARPVGALGGFWAGDRENRVAVIGDGVTGVGVERAWESGVRLAQAMQQSKEELMP; the protein is encoded by the coding sequence ATGGCAGGACTTCACTCGGGAGAGGAAAACACCGGTTGCGAAGGCGTCGCAACCCCGGCTGCCGCGCCGCGCGCGGCCGTGGTCGGTGCGGGGATTTCGGGCGCCAGTTGCGCCGGGGTGCTCGCCGCAGCGGGATGGGAGGTCGACGTGTTCGAGAAGGCGCGCGGCGCCGGCGGACGCATGTCGAGCAGGCGCATCGAGCAGGGCTGGGCGACGCTCGGTACGCCATTTCTCTCGGCGAAGCGCGAAGCCTTCCGCGGCAAGCTGCGCGACTGGGCACGCCAGGGCTGGATCGCGCCCGTGCGCGGCAGCCTCTGGCAGGGCCGCGCGACGATCCATTGGGGCGAGGCGCAGTTGCAGAACCAGTATCGGCCGATGATCGAGCCTTCCCAGCTCGTCCGCTCGCTGCTCGGCGGCGCACGCCTGCATACCAGTGCCGAGGTGAGCGCGGTGGCGCCGCGCACGATCGTGCTCGCGGACGGTCGCACGCTCGCGGACTACGACTGCGTGGTCTGCAGCATGCCGACGACGCAGGCGATTCCGCTGCTCGGCGCGCTGCCCTTGCTGCAGGAGCGCCTCGGCGCAGTGCGCTATCGGCCGATCTGGACCTTCCTGATGCGCTGGGAAGGCGGGCCGGCGGCCGACGTCATCAAGTTCGACGACCATTTGCTCAATCTGGCCGTGCGCCAGGTCTCGGGGGGCCCAGGCCTGTGGGTCGTCTACAGCAGTCACGAGTTCGCCGAGACCTATCTCGAGGCCGGCTACGAGGAAGCGACGACGCGCGGCGCCTCGGCCTTGATGGGTCTCCTCGGCCTGCCATGGCCGGTCGAGGTCGAAGCCGCGCACCTCTGGCGCCACGCGCGGCCGGTCGGCGCGCTCGGCGGGTTCTGGGCCGGCGATCGCGAAAACCGCGTCGCCGTGATCGGCGACGGCGTCACCGGTGTCGGCGTCGAGCGCGCTTGGGAAAGCGGCGTGCGCCTCGCCCAGGCGATGCAGCAATCGAAGGAAGAATTGATGCCGTGA
- a CDS encoding MBL fold metallo-hydrolase, with the protein MPAPDTSASPAKVWESLLHAAPLFILDVRNADEFERWRVEGPRPVPTLNVPYYTLLDLDADDDVGAAVTRGIHAQLMDKVPRDRPILAVCAEGNTSAYVAEGLRRAGFEAMNLEGGMEAWGDFYYSRTVERNARFSLFQVVRPARGCLSHVLVSGRHAMVFDPARHVAHYRELADSLGATIEAVLDTHLHADHLSGGPALGRQAHVRYHLHPYDAIHPTDLLPARIDYRPLEAGQTLRCGETEIKVLHFPGHTLGMVAFLVDERFLLSGDSLFLTSIARPDLGGRADAWAPLLYASLARMAALPDATVVLPAHFSDITAGDDDGVYRATLGELKRRNPGLRKLAEGEAAFLAHVLASLPEFPEAYVEIKRANAGLVDVDERRARELELGKNICALGQ; encoded by the coding sequence ATGCCGGCACCGGATACAAGCGCGAGCCCCGCGAAAGTCTGGGAAAGCCTGCTGCATGCGGCGCCGCTCTTCATCCTCGACGTGCGCAACGCCGACGAATTCGAGCGCTGGCGCGTCGAAGGCCCGCGCCCGGTACCGACGCTCAACGTCCCCTATTACACACTTCTCGATCTCGACGCCGACGACGACGTGGGCGCGGCCGTCACGCGCGGCATACACGCACAGCTCATGGACAAGGTGCCGCGCGACCGCCCGATTCTCGCCGTCTGCGCCGAAGGCAATACGTCCGCTTACGTGGCCGAAGGCCTGCGCCGCGCCGGCTTCGAGGCGATGAACCTCGAAGGCGGAATGGAGGCCTGGGGCGATTTCTATTACTCGCGTACGGTCGAGCGCAACGCGCGCTTTTCCCTGTTCCAGGTCGTGCGGCCGGCGCGCGGCTGCCTGAGCCATGTTCTCGTCAGCGGGCGTCACGCGATGGTTTTCGACCCCGCGCGGCATGTCGCGCATTACCGCGAACTGGCCGATTCGCTCGGCGCGACGATCGAGGCCGTGCTCGACACCCATCTCCATGCGGACCATCTGAGTGGCGGGCCTGCCCTCGGGCGACAGGCCCATGTTCGCTACCACCTGCACCCCTACGATGCGATCCACCCGACCGATCTTCTGCCCGCGCGCATCGACTACCGTCCGCTCGAAGCCGGCCAGACGCTGCGCTGCGGCGAGACCGAGATCAAGGTGCTGCACTTTCCGGGGCACACCCTCGGCATGGTCGCCTTCCTCGTCGACGAGCGCTTTCTGCTTAGCGGCGACAGCCTGTTCCTGACCTCGATCGCGCGGCCCGATCTCGGCGGCCGCGCCGACGCCTGGGCGCCGCTGCTCTACGCCTCGCTCGCGCGCATGGCCGCGCTGCCCGACGCGACCGTCGTGCTGCCAGCGCATTTCAGCGACATCACCGCGGGCGACGACGACGGCGTCTACCGCGCGACGCTCGGCGAACTGAAGCGGCGCAATCCGGGCCTGCGGAAGCTGGCCGAGGGCGAGGCGGCGTTTCTGGCGCACGTGCTCGCGAGCCTGCCCGAATTTCCCGAAGCCTACGTCGAGATCAAGCGCGCCAACGCCGGCCTGGTCGACGTGGACGAACGGCGCGCCCGCGAACTGGAACTCGGCAAGAACATCTGCGCGCTCGGCCAGTGA
- a CDS encoding formylglycine-generating enzyme family protein, with protein sequence MNLDSVAEPLPNTFALHEGELIALQVRAAQAFSLPDVVFSDALRAGGSGPLLATIPAGAFEYGAATDEAAPAHERPRRAALIERSFALGVCPVTTEEFEAFAHATGWRPRAELVWLSGRKPAINVRQTDARDYCAWLSEQSGQRYRLPTEQEWEYACRAGAASAYPCGNCITASQARYNTRGGFDAIHPRRPYLLARRFIGRGATEVGRNAPNRWGLHDMPGNVWEFTASPWTESHSRLPERPAQGKPQAIVTKGGSWFDGPEDCRAAARRRRLEDELDINLGFRVLRELA encoded by the coding sequence ATGAACCTCGATTCCGTCGCCGAGCCGCTTCCCAACACCTTCGCCCTGCACGAAGGCGAGTTGATCGCGCTGCAGGTGCGCGCCGCCCAGGCCTTCTCGCTGCCCGACGTCGTCTTCAGCGATGCGCTGCGCGCCGGCGGCAGCGGCCCGCTGCTCGCGACGATTCCGGCGGGCGCCTTCGAATACGGCGCCGCGACCGACGAGGCCGCGCCCGCCCACGAGCGGCCGCGTCGCGCGGCCTTGATCGAGCGCAGTTTTGCCCTGGGCGTCTGCCCCGTCACCACCGAGGAATTCGAAGCCTTCGCGCACGCGACCGGGTGGCGGCCGCGCGCCGAGCTGGTCTGGCTTTCCGGTCGCAAGCCCGCGATCAACGTACGTCAGACCGATGCACGCGACTACTGCGCATGGCTGTCCGAGCAGTCGGGACAGCGCTATCGCCTGCCCACCGAGCAGGAGTGGGAGTACGCCTGCCGCGCCGGCGCCGCGAGCGCCTACCCCTGCGGCAACTGCATCACCGCTTCGCAGGCGCGCTACAACACGCGTGGCGGCTTCGACGCCATTCACCCGCGGCGCCCCTATCTGCTGGCGCGCCGTTTCATCGGCCGCGGTGCGACCGAGGTCGGCCGGAACGCGCCCAATCGCTGGGGTCTGCACGACATGCCCGGCAACGTCTGGGAGTTCACGGCGAGCCCCTGGACCGAGAGCCATAGCCGTCTGCCCGAGCGGCCGGCGCAGGGCAAACCGCAGGCCATCGTCACCAAGGGCGGCTCCTGGTTCGACGGCCCCGAGGATTGCCGTGCCGCCGCACGCAGGCGGCGCCTCGAAGACGAACTCGACATCAATCTCGGCTTTCGTGTCCTGCGCGAACTCGCGTAA
- a CDS encoding MFS transporter has protein sequence MAPPLLQAGVRRHEVAAWAMYDFANSGYTTVVITAVFSAYFVGVVAADAPWATFVWTLALSASYALVMLSAPLVGAWADAHASKKKLLWLTTLGCVGFTALLYFAAPGALVLAVAALVISNYFFGTGENLIAAFLPELARPRALGRVSGWGWALGYFGGLVALGVCLAYIGWARARGQGATDFVPVTMLLTAGLFALASLPTLILLRERATARAEPSRKSAWSQLRHTLSHLDRLPDLKAFLVCTVLYQAGIQAVITLAAIYASQVFHFDTERTIRLVFVVNVTAALGAFLFGHVQDRIGHVRAIALTLVGWIVMVALAWAAPDERMFWVAANLAGLCMGASQSAGRAMVGLLAPPAQQAEFFGLWGLAVKLASILGPLTYGVATWLTHGDHRQALLVTGSYFVAGLWTLRHVRAARGRRAAQRFARAAA, from the coding sequence ATGGCGCCCCCGCTGCTGCAAGCGGGCGTGCGCCGGCACGAAGTCGCCGCGTGGGCGATGTACGACTTCGCGAACTCGGGCTACACGACGGTCGTCATCACCGCGGTGTTCAGCGCCTATTTCGTCGGTGTCGTCGCCGCGGACGCGCCGTGGGCGACCTTCGTCTGGACGCTAGCACTCTCGGCGTCCTACGCGCTGGTGATGCTGAGCGCGCCGCTCGTCGGCGCCTGGGCCGACGCCCACGCGAGCAAGAAGAAGCTGCTCTGGCTGACGACCCTCGGCTGCGTCGGCTTCACGGCGCTGCTGTACTTCGCGGCGCCGGGCGCGCTCGTGCTCGCAGTCGCCGCGCTCGTTATTTCGAATTACTTCTTCGGCACAGGCGAGAACCTGATCGCGGCCTTCCTGCCCGAACTCGCGCGGCCGCGGGCGCTCGGCCGGGTGTCGGGCTGGGGCTGGGCGCTCGGCTATTTCGGCGGTCTCGTCGCGCTCGGCGTCTGCCTCGCCTACATCGGCTGGGCGCGGGCGCGCGGGCAGGGCGCCACGGACTTCGTGCCCGTGACGATGCTGCTCACGGCGGGCCTGTTCGCGCTGGCGAGCCTGCCGACGCTGATCCTGCTGCGCGAGCGCGCGACAGCGCGCGCCGAGCCGTCGCGAAAAAGCGCTTGGTCGCAGCTGCGCCACACGCTGTCGCACCTCGACCGGCTGCCCGATCTCAAGGCCTTCCTCGTCTGTACCGTGCTCTACCAGGCGGGCATCCAGGCCGTCATCACACTGGCCGCGATCTACGCGAGCCAGGTGTTCCACTTCGATACCGAACGGACGATCCGCCTCGTGTTCGTGGTCAACGTCACGGCCGCCCTCGGGGCGTTCCTCTTCGGCCACGTGCAGGACCGGATCGGCCACGTGCGGGCGATCGCACTGACCCTCGTAGGCTGGATCGTGATGGTCGCCCTCGCGTGGGCGGCGCCCGACGAACGCATGTTCTGGGTCGCCGCCAATCTCGCCGGCCTGTGCATGGGCGCCTCGCAATCGGCCGGTCGCGCGATGGTCGGTCTGCTCGCACCGCCGGCGCAGCAGGCCGAATTCTTCGGCCTCTGGGGGCTCGCCGTGAAGCTCGCCTCGATACTCGGCCCGTTGACCTACGGCGTGGCGACCTGGCTTACGCACGGCGACCACCGCCAGGCCTTGCTCGTCACCGGCAGCTATTTCGTTGCCGGCCTGTGGACGCTGCGACACGTGCGCGCCGCACGCGGGCGCCGCGCCGCACAGCGTTTCGCGCGCGCAGCGGCATGA
- a CDS encoding diguanylate cyclase domain-containing protein translates to MDWTRRILRCAVLHTTPDDDVIDPQAHALCRFGGWLAHHHKHLESLDAAAADRVDVAHRAMHDAMRAICLCIVRGEAAPAEELDAFEQSQEALIQLLATFKTLILSKAGRRDPLTQLPMRHNIESDYLLYQKEARRKRSALYVAMIDVDHFKPINDTYGHPAGDRVLRHVAETLKRTLRSDEPLYRYGGEEFLWLLKCNSPDEAGRSAQRVLETVATTPVPVDDAATSRCTRASAAAATAT, encoded by the coding sequence ATGGACTGGACGCGACGCATCCTGCGTTGCGCCGTACTGCACACGACGCCCGACGACGACGTGATCGACCCACAGGCGCATGCGCTGTGCCGCTTCGGTGGCTGGCTCGCGCACCATCACAAGCATCTCGAGTCGCTCGACGCGGCCGCCGCCGACCGTGTCGACGTCGCGCACCGCGCGATGCACGACGCAATGCGGGCGATCTGCCTGTGCATCGTCCGCGGGGAGGCCGCGCCGGCCGAGGAACTCGACGCCTTCGAGCAATCGCAGGAGGCGCTCATTCAGCTGCTGGCGACGTTCAAGACCCTGATCCTGTCCAAGGCCGGGCGTCGCGATCCGCTGACGCAACTGCCGATGCGTCACAACATCGAAAGCGACTATCTCCTCTACCAGAAGGAAGCGCGACGCAAGCGAAGCGCGCTCTACGTCGCGATGATTGACGTCGACCATTTCAAGCCGATCAACGATACCTATGGCCATCCCGCCGGCGACCGGGTCCTGCGCCACGTCGCGGAGACCTTGAAGCGGACGCTGCGCAGCGACGAGCCGCTCTATCGCTACGGCGGCGAAGAGTTTCTCTGGCTGCTGAAGTGCAACTCGCCCGACGAGGCCGGGCGCTCGGCGCAACGCGTGCTGGAGACCGTCGCGACGACGCCGGTGCCGGTCGACGACGCGGCGACCTCGCGCTGTACGAGGGCAAGCGCCGCGGCCGCAACCGCTACGTGA